The following proteins are encoded in a genomic region of Triticum dicoccoides isolate Atlit2015 ecotype Zavitan chromosome 1B, WEW_v2.0, whole genome shotgun sequence:
- the LOC119349193 gene encoding uncharacterized protein LOC119349193, with protein MRTRVSSRSRVPPARACTASTRRRPAEASFTLARRRRVDRLLRRQPRKQADPGEDRVSALPDDLLLLVLRRLDTRAALGAGLLSKRWAGLPRELPALDLRVSDVLPPRYRRWLLRYRDIFSSGTFALYRHRLGHHEFVPSMTRYERRAMRAFTSSVEGLLGSRARRRVSSLRLEFFITGNTGCVNRLISQAMDAWGVDDLEVIARPTFRQQTVHAFPSHGLCSSPRLSRLQNLKLGGCVIPYLLHEYHALTRLVLQDVAESPPAAYEGVFDSCPQLQVVHLNSCLCGGRDMVMVVDAPSSQIRELVVDKCEIGSIWLRDLPNLERLASLGTRLFFESTAFPCLRQWSLARCHGVDLDGFRQRFRQHLELDLFLGHTPDITDLIIRFTGPDRWIVPSISPSVLLPNLRRLLVADVPSSWDVSWPRLLFEMAPSLESFHIHIASCLEEPSPNEEISWWPTKFRQHRLKEFVMAGFEATERQIYLIKFVMAVCTALRHVSMFKNGHAQDKGHWEWEMVTQQHSWTEEDKDDTLKQIMGTASSTAAPVQLVLG; from the coding sequence ATGCGGACTCGCGTATCCAGTCGCAGCCGCGTCCCACCAGCACGCGCCTGCACCGCATCTACTCGTCGTCGCCCGGCCGAAGCGAGCTTCACCCTGGCCAGGAGGCGTCGCGTGGACCGTCTCCTGCGCCGGCAGCCGCGGAAGCAGGCAGATCCAGGCGAGGACCGTGTCAGCGCCCTCCccgatgacctcctcctcctcgtcctgcgTCGCCTCGACACCCGCGCGGCGCTCGGCGCCGGGCTGCTCTCCAAGCGCTGGGCTGGCCTCCCCCGCGAGCTCCCCGCCCTCGACCTCAGGGTCAGCGACGTACTCCCGCCGCGCTACCGGCGGTGGCTCCTCCGCTACCGTGACATCTTCAGCAGCGGAACCTTTGCGCTGTACAGGCATCGCCTCGGGCATCACGAGTTCGTGCCCAGCATGACGAGGTACGAGCGCCGCGCCATGCGCGCCTTCACCAGCTCCGTCGAGGGTCTCCTGGGCTCCCGAGCTCGCCGGAGGGTCAGCAGCCTCAGGCTCGAGTTCTTCATCACGGGCAACACCGGCTGCGTCAACCGGCTGATTTCCCAGGCCATGGATGCTTGGGGTGTCGACGACCTCGAGGTCATCGCCCGGCCGACATTCCGGCAGCAGACCGTGCACGCCTTCCCTAGCCACGGCCTCTGCTCCTCGCCCCGGTTGTCACgcctgcaaaacctcaagcttgggggctGTGTCATCCCGTATCTGCTGCATGAGTACCACGCGCTCACTAGGCTCGTCCTGCAAGACGTTGCCGAGTCACCTCCGGCCGCCTACGAGGGCGTCTTCGACTCGTGCCCGCAGCTGCAGGTGGTGCACCTCAACTCCTGTCTCTGCGGCGGCAGGGACATGGTCATGGTTGTGGATGCCCCCAGCTCGCAGATCAGGGAGTTGGTTGTGGACAAGTGTGAAATAGGATCAATATGGTTGAGGGATCTTCCCAATCTGGAGCGTCTGGCCTCCCTGGGCACACGACTGTTCTTCGAGTCCACTGCATTCCCATGCCTAAGGCAATGGAGCCTCGCCCGCTGCCACGGTGTCGACTTGGATGGGTTTCGACAACGCTTTCGGCAGCACCTGGAGCTTGACTTGTTTCTTGGACACACCCCGGACATTACCGACCTGATCATCCGGTTCACGGGGCCCGACAGATGGATCGTGCCATCTATCTCACCATCCGTTTTGTTACCTAACCTGAGGCGGCTGTTGGTCGCCGATGTGCCTTCGTCCTGGGACGTCTCTTGGCCCCGTCTTCTCTTTGAGATGGCGCCTTCCCTCGAGAGTTTTCACATCCACATTGCCTCTTGCCTGGAGGAGCCCAGTCCCAATGAAGAAATATCCTGGTGGCCGACAAAGTTTCGGCAGCATCGCTTGAAGGAGTTTGTGATGGCTGGTTTTGAGGCAACAGAGAGGCAGATTTACCTTATCAAGTTTGTCATGGCCGTATGCACGGCGTTGCGTCATGTCAGCATGTTCAAGAATGGGCATGCTCAGGACAAGGGGCACTGGGAATGGGAGATGGTGACACAGCAACACTCATGGACTGAGGAGGACAAGGACGACACGCTCAAGCAGATTATGGGCACGGCATCTTCAACAGCAGCTCCGGTTCAACTGGTTTTAGGCTGA